The sequence gtcaaatactgcaagcatttcacggaaatgtaacacctcttaccatattcggaacatcaggttccaaagcaattgtactgacaagacgatacaatgagatttacaatttcgcccaccttaactacgtgtagatttgggcggtcttagtcaaatcatgttacgaagttacgtagattcgccggggtgtggttacacgaggcgtttcaggcaggtctggttgagcattcgcttttagatagaatgcatcttttgttcccacactttcatttctgcaattaacacaccaaagacacagaaaaacacgtacttccgccatatgacccctttatcGGGTGCAgattttagtaaagagctgtggttgttttctcaATATGCTTTTGCGTAGTGCTCGAGTTAACAGAGGTGGCGACCATTTCACagtgtcaatcctccttcctccacttactgaaccctcatagccttcagagaaacagttaaaactacataaacacattgtTTTATGCTCATattgcacatatgtaagaggtttttgaagaggtttgcctgtgaatgtatttaaagtggtcatatgacacggctaaaaggaatattatggtttgttttagatgtaactcaatgtgtatacacgatttaaggttcaaaaacgctgtattttccacacaccgtgcatgtttgtatctcctctttgctccgcctctctgaaacgcacagattctttacaaagctcatggctctgaaagcgaggtgtgctgtgattggccagttgaccagtgcgtagtgattggtggaatactgcaagcgtgtgagggaaatgtgacgcctctgaccatatttggatcatcaggttcctcttcatttgtactgacaggtacgcccaccttacttgcgtttacatttgggcggtcttagtcaaatcagaccaccaactgatgtagatttgtgggggtgtggctacacgaggtgtttcaggcaggtctgggtgagcagtcgcttttacatagaatacatcttttgttcccacactttcatttctgcaattttacacgtctaatacatgcacaggcaacttataacacaccaaagacacagaacaacacatgttcgcgccatatgacccctttcaAATAATGTAATGTGAACTTGTGGTACAGTCAGCTCAGCTGCTGGCAGCACGAACCGCTGTAAACACTCATGCTTATGCACAAGGTGCTGCAGATGCAAGGGCCGTGCGCAAACGTTGAAACCCGTCCATCTAGCTTGTTTACATAGAAAGACGGTGGCAAAGTAGCGCAGCGGGATGGTAAATCACGTTGTCTATGAATAGCCGGGCCGGCGTCACTTTAGCTCTCAcacatactttgtgcagttattagcgtgttctgtacagtaatgaatacaggtcacaccacaacaaaatgtgcactcactCACACTAATGCTcctaaatatattttgaggtcgcacAGGTTAAATATAGGGAGCATATGTGACTAAAATGGTCGCAATTTCGAGCCCAGcactccatcatgccaattgcgtgAGGAAATTGTGTTTCTCCTTACTCATTCTGAAGACGAACAAGATCTCGCAAGATTGGACTGGTCTCGCGAGATCTCGTGCCACGAGTTCTCGTCACACCTCACTTAtcacttttataaatgtgtattactttcaagttttgtggtgaaatctAGTTTTGATGTTTGTCTTCAGAATGAGTCAGGAGTGCTACGTTTAGCTCTTGTGTGTGTTGTCTCAGTGTCTTTCAGGAAGTTCAGACGGGACCATTCGGCTCTGGTCACTGGGTCAGCAGAGGTGTATCGCCACGTACCGCGTTCACGATGAGGGCGTCTGGGCGCTGCAGGTCAATGAAGCCTTCACGCACGTCTACTCCGGAGGTCGTGACCGTAAGATATACTGCACAGACCTTCGCAACCCGGACATCCGTGTGCTCATATGTGAAGAGAAAGCACCCGTGTTGAAGGTGAAATGGAAAGACTTGATTTACAAATATTCAACGTGACAGAATCTGCGTATTGAAAAATCACATTTGTGTTCCAAAACATCGACAGCTGCCTTATAAGACCACATGAGTGAGTTTTTGTGACTCTTATTTCAAATAGATCTATTTATATCGGCATTTCTTattgcaaagcattctgggatggCCTTGTTTGGTGGTGAAATCAGGAGTGATGCTTTAAAATGCTGTCAACACAAGCACCTCATTAGGTTTTGGAATAGACTGTAAATCAGACGATGTCAAGCAGAAATCCAGGCGGCAGGTGCGCGTCTAGCGCGAGTATGAAGTAAGGTAAAGTTGCTgaagtgtgaatgtgtgtttgaccTCTTTCAGATGGAGTTGGACAGGTCAGCTGAACCACATTCTGCCATCTGGGTTTCCACCACCAAGTCTACAGTTAATAAATGGGTGAGTGCAGCTGGTGTCCGGCGTGACGCGAGCTGAAGCGTACACCTGCCCTCAATCTGTGCAGATGAGCACTAAGTAGTCTGCAGCATCTTCGTTTACGTATAAGGGTCATTCATTAGTGTCACTCAGAAAGATGTATGCGCCAGCACCTTCACTTATTTCATTAGTGTCAGTATCAATCGTACGGTTTCGTTTGGAGCAAGGATGCTGTTGTAAAATTCATTGTTGTTGCTTTTTCTAAAGTGTTCAATTCAGCtttactgaaaatatttttttgcattacagACGGTatagaaataagaaaaaaatgtaggattATTGCAGCTTTTACATAAGACGTGCTTTTGCACCAGTGATTTTAGTTTTACttgagttttttgtttgtttattgtggtTTTATTGGCGTTTTGTATTAGCTTTTATTCTTTATAGTTTTAGTTTTCTTAAGGATGtccttttttaatttattaattggCTATTTAGATTTGAGTcctttttagttttagtttcgtttttatatatttcaaatgaattatttttcagttataCTTATTTCAGGCAGCATTgcttattttcttttagtttaggttcttaaataatatttatgtttatatttgatctCATTTGAATTAATAGTAATGTAttataagtaagggataatccacagctaacCATGCGTTTTAAtacacgacgtggaggccaatcagaatcaagtattcaaacagaccatggtataaatagTTTTAGTTAACAGTAATAATCCTACAGCACAGTGACAGtagattaaaatatatttgcataCAGTAAATGATTCTCTCTGTCATGTTGTAATATTTCTCTGTTCTTCTTCAGTCTCTGAAGGGGATTCATAATTTCCGAGCGTCGGGGGATTATGACAATGACTGCAGTACTCCACTGACACCACTGTGCACACAGCCTGAGCATGTTATTAAAGGTACACATGAACGTGCGTGTTATCTGGTTCCCAATGCTTTTACATATTTAAAGCCCCCGTAAATTGGAAGTTGCGATCAtctttacttccgtattttgacacatttccaaatgaaatggaatttcgaatgagaaaaatagtgggcgtggctttcgtctttctctgaaatttgattggatgtataaaaacagcaagTGTGTTTTGGAAAggaactgggagcagactgacagtagaaggggaggagttaacggatgctccgcccaagccgtctaacacatgtcatttaagatggatagtcatgacaagacggaagtgcattttcagattttaattgaagattatgagggcacacgaatttaaaaaagagaatgagCCACATTGACAAActgtttacaataaacactgcaatatttcatgaaaaaataagcgttgtcattttttatttcactgggactttaacaagAAACTGTACAGTCAGAGCCAGTTCTGAAAGGGAAACACACATTTAAGTTTTTATCAAGAGTCAGGATGTTGAGATGTGTCTTTAGGTTACATTGATGGTGACGTCACGTTCATGTCTTGTGTTGACCTCTAGGTGGAGCCAGTATAATTCAGTGCCACATTCTGAATGACAAGAGACACATTCTCACCAAAGACACCAATAACAGCGTGGCATACTGGGATGTGCTGAAGGTAGACTGAGGTTTACACACGTGTCCCTCTAATCTCATGATGATGATTTCGGTTCTCATGTCTGTATTTCTGTGCAGGCGTGTAAAGTTGAAGACTTGGGCAAGACAGAGTTTGATGAAGAAATCAAAAAAAGATTTAAGATGGTTTATGTGCCCAACTGGTTTTCAGTGGATCTCAAAACAGGGGTATGTCACGGTCATTGAGCttcataataaaacatttgttcattaaaacattattaaacatttgagtatttcatgttttgttttttagacGTTGTCTATAatgtttgattgacagatgCTGACTATAACATTAGATGAGAGCGACTGTTTCGCCGCCTGGGTTTCGGCTAAAGACGCGGGGTTCACGAGTCCTGACGGATCAGACCCCAAACGTGAGATCAGATCAGACCCACACACAGGATGTGTTTAGGATGTAAATACACGATACAGATgaagacgtgtgtgtgttttgttgtgtgttgCAGTGAATCTGGGCGGTCTGCTGCTTCAGGCTCTGTTGGAGTTTTGGCCGCGCACACACATCAACCCAATGGATGAGGACACAGAACTGAATCATGCCAGCGGTAATATTCATATCATTCTCCATTTATTCGTCCTTATGTTATTGTATGAAGAAGTTACCTAAATATGAGGACTTTGATATTATCGGTGAATGTGTGTTCTTAAATGGATCCTGGACAACATGTTTGATGTGCGTTTAGTGAACGGTGAACACGAGAGCAGGACACAGAAAGGTAACGGATATTTCCAGGTTCCAGCACACACGCCGGTCATCTTCGGTGAGGCGGGAGGCAGAACGTTATTCCGGTCTGTACCGATCTGTTTAATCTCAGCTGTGTCGATTCTGTGGGATGAGataatgtgatgacatcatcattgtGTGTGTCTGCTGCAGGCTGTTGTGTCGTGACTCGGGAGGTGAGACTGAGTCCATGTTACTGAACGAGACCGTCCCGCAGTGGGTCATCGACATCACAGTGGACGTAcgtttataaaaacacactttacATGTAAAAAACCTCTTGATAATGTTGAAGAAGAATGTTAATATAACTTAATTCGGTCTGTCTTACAGAAAAACATGCCCAAATTCAACAAAATCCCCTTCTACCTCCAGCCTCACTCATCATCTGGAGCAAAGACATTAAAGAAGTGCGTCTCAGTCCTGATTTTAACAATGGGTTAAATGGGTTACAATCATATTTAcacaacattacacaaacaGAAATGAATGAGCATgtgcctttgtgtgtgtgtgcgcgcaggGATCGGCTGTCGGCCAGTGACATGTTACAGGTGAGGAAGGTGATGGAACACGTCTATGAGAAGATCATTAATCTGGACAGCGAGTCACAGACGGGCGGATCGGCCGCAGAGAAACCCAGCGAGCAGAAGGAGGAGGAAGACGTCTCGGTTCTCGCAGAAGAGAAAATCGAGCTGCTCTGTCAAGATCAGGTAGAAAAATCACCGGTTCTCATgagcttttgtttttatatttttaatttctagcattttttgctatttgctagttttgatttatttctgttttcattatttatttattttaaacttatttctgtgTCAAATCATATTTAGGcctatatttaattttattttaagtaacCTAAGAAATCTAATAGTTTTATGAACAATAGTAACCCTGGTGCACAATAACAAAATCCAAAACCTGGAGTCCACAGCAAAAGCTAGCATAACATTCAGAAAGCTGTTTTAAAATAGATGTAACCGAAAGCTGAATGGCATCATTTCTGACCCACTAGTGGTAcccaataaaatgttaataagaTTTTAAGAGTAAGACTTGAACAGATTTTTTGATATTGATCAGACAAACTGAGGCCAATGGATTCATATAAATAGTCCAGTGTATTGTAAACCAGTTCTTATTCAAACAGTGTATTATAGTGTTGACGTATTTCTCAATTACATAAACATGACTTCCAGTCGTTGTAATGAACAGTCAATAAAGAAATGCACAAACAAAAATAGTCCTGCAAAAAATGTGTTCTCTCTGCTCCTCTTGGAAGATTTTGGACCCCAAC comes from Triplophysa rosa linkage group LG23, Trosa_1v2, whole genome shotgun sequence and encodes:
- the wdr48a gene encoding WD repeat-containing protein 48a isoform X1 gives rise to the protein MATHHRQNAAGRRKVQVSYVIRDEVEKYNRNGVNALQLDPALNRLFTAGRDSIIRIWSVNQHKQDPYIASMEHHTDWVNDIVLCCNGKTLISASSDTTVKVWNAHKGFCMSTLRTHKDYVKALAYAKDKELVASAGLDRQIFLWDVNTLTALTASNNTVTTSSLSGNKDSIYSLAMNQMGTVIVSGSTEKVLRVWDPRTCAKLMKLKGHTDNVKSLLLNRDGTQCLSGSSDGTIRLWSLGQQRCIATYRVHDEGVWALQVNEAFTHVYSGGRDRKIYCTDLRNPDIRVLICEEKAPVLKMELDRSAEPHSAIWVSTTKSTVNKWSLKGIHNFRASGDYDNDCSTPLTPLCTQPEHVIKGGASIIQCHILNDKRHILTKDTNNSVAYWDVLKACKVEDLGKTEFDEEIKKRFKMVYVPNWFSVDLKTGMLTITLDESDCFAAWVSAKDAGFTSPDGSDPKLNLGGLLLQALLEFWPRTHINPMDEDTELNHASVNGEHESRTQKGNGYFQVPAHTPVIFGEAGGRTLFRLLCRDSGGETESMLLNETVPQWVIDITVDKNMPKFNKIPFYLQPHSSSGAKTLKKDRLSASDMLQVRKVMEHVYEKIINLDSESQTGGSAAEKPSEQKEEEDVSVLAEEKIELLCQDQILDPNMDLRTVKHFIWKSGGDLTLHYRQKST
- the wdr48a gene encoding WD repeat-containing protein 48a isoform X2, yielding MATHHRQNAAGRRKVQVSYVIRDEVEKYNRNGVNALQLDPALNRLFTAGRDSIIRIWSVNQHKDPYIASMEHHTDWVNDIVLCCNGKTLISASSDTTVKVWNAHKGFCMSTLRTHKDYVKALAYAKDKELVASAGLDRQIFLWDVNTLTALTASNNTVTTSSLSGNKDSIYSLAMNQMGTVIVSGSTEKVLRVWDPRTCAKLMKLKGHTDNVKSLLLNRDGTQCLSGSSDGTIRLWSLGQQRCIATYRVHDEGVWALQVNEAFTHVYSGGRDRKIYCTDLRNPDIRVLICEEKAPVLKMELDRSAEPHSAIWVSTTKSTVNKWSLKGIHNFRASGDYDNDCSTPLTPLCTQPEHVIKGGASIIQCHILNDKRHILTKDTNNSVAYWDVLKACKVEDLGKTEFDEEIKKRFKMVYVPNWFSVDLKTGMLTITLDESDCFAAWVSAKDAGFTSPDGSDPKLNLGGLLLQALLEFWPRTHINPMDEDTELNHASVNGEHESRTQKGNGYFQVPAHTPVIFGEAGGRTLFRLLCRDSGGETESMLLNETVPQWVIDITVDKNMPKFNKIPFYLQPHSSSGAKTLKKDRLSASDMLQVRKVMEHVYEKIINLDSESQTGGSAAEKPSEQKEEEDVSVLAEEKIELLCQDQILDPNMDLRTVKHFIWKSGGDLTLHYRQKST